Proteins encoded by one window of Nostoc sp. ATCC 53789:
- a CDS encoding transposase family protein — protein sequence MTSPLARIESYPHEAKRLIGISYDHFLALVGLAEQRHIEKQAEIEKKKIRIIAPGGGRKPEMSAKEGICLCLVYLRQKPIFEILGLLFNISKTKANDAFNYWVDILRDILPASQIEEVSTDSQKYQELQRMLSEYELIVDSTEQPTARPVDYQEQKRYYSGKKKMHTLKNQFIVLPGGEDIVDVRVGMLGKTSDINLFRETRHKFTDTQQFLGDKAYIGDDAITTPHKKRKNTEISELQKQENKELSSRRIAVEHMICRVKIFRVASDRFRLARHRYNQVILAVCGLVRLRINRLFSVTLST from the coding sequence ATGACAAGTCCTTTGGCAAGAATTGAATCGTATCCTCATGAAGCTAAACGCCTAATTGGAATTAGTTATGACCATTTTTTAGCATTGGTCGGCCTGGCAGAGCAAAGGCATATAGAAAAACAGGCAGAAATTGAAAAAAAGAAAATTCGGATTATCGCTCCTGGAGGCGGGCGTAAACCAGAAATGTCAGCCAAAGAAGGAATATGCTTATGTCTAGTTTACCTGAGACAAAAACCAATTTTTGAGATTTTAGGGTTGCTGTTTAACATTTCCAAAACTAAAGCCAATGATGCCTTCAATTATTGGGTAGATATTTTGCGAGATATTTTACCAGCATCTCAAATAGAAGAAGTATCAACAGATAGTCAAAAATATCAAGAATTACAGCGAATGCTGTCTGAATACGAATTAATTGTCGATAGCACTGAACAACCTACAGCAAGACCTGTAGACTATCAAGAGCAAAAACGATACTACTCTGGCAAGAAAAAAATGCACACTCTGAAAAATCAATTTATTGTTCTACCTGGAGGGGAAGATATTGTCGATGTCCGTGTCGGAATGTTAGGGAAAACAAGCGATATTAATTTATTTCGAGAAACCCGCCATAAATTTACTGACACGCAACAGTTTCTCGGCGATAAAGCTTATATAGGAGATGATGCCATTACCACCCCTCATAAGAAACGAAAAAATACAGAAATCTCGGAATTACAAAAACAAGAGAATAAAGAACTTTCGTCACGCCGAATCGCTGTTGAACACATGATATGTCGGGTAAAAATATTTCGAGTAGCCAGTGATAGATTCCGTCTAGCTCGACATCGATATAATCAGGTAATTCTGGCTGTTTGTGGGCTGGTAAGATTAAGAATTAATCGGTTATTTTCTGTTACTCTTAGTACTTAA
- a CDS encoding Rpn family recombination-promoting nuclease/putative transposase, which yields MDQELQQVVRDAELGERLADKLVKIYRTDGEESWILVHLEIQSQEESNFAARMFTYNYRIYDRYKRSVASLAVLGDERSNWRPNQFGYNLFGCTVEFTFPIVKLLDYQQRQSELEASRNPLATVVMAHLKAMETRDDRIERKQQKLVLVRRLYEQGLRREDVINLFGFIDWMMTLPAQLEEEFWQEYRDFEESLSMQYVTSVERFGIEKGKLEALLKGIALGLKLKFGKSGQDLFPEIESIQDVSLLEAILEGIDTASTVSQLRQIYQ from the coding sequence TTGGATCAGGAGTTACAACAGGTAGTGCGTGATGCGGAACTTGGAGAGCGGCTGGCAGATAAACTGGTGAAAATATACCGAACTGATGGCGAAGAATCCTGGATACTTGTGCATCTGGAAATTCAAAGTCAAGAAGAAAGCAACTTTGCAGCTAGGATGTTTACCTACAACTACCGCATATATGACAGATACAAGCGATCTGTTGCATCCTTAGCAGTTTTAGGTGATGAGCGTTCAAACTGGCGACCGAATCAATTTGGTTACAACCTTTTTGGCTGTACGGTTGAGTTCACATTTCCAATTGTCAAGTTGTTAGACTATCAACAACGTCAATCAGAATTAGAAGCCAGCCGAAACCCTTTGGCGACTGTAGTGATGGCACATCTAAAGGCGATGGAGACACGCGATGATAGAATAGAGCGCAAGCAACAGAAATTGGTTTTAGTGCGTAGATTGTACGAACAAGGCTTAAGACGGGAAGATGTTATTAACTTATTCGGTTTCATTGACTGGATGATGACTCTACCAGCGCAACTAGAGGAAGAGTTTTGGCAAGAATATCGTGATTTTGAGGAGTCTTTAAGTATGCAGTATGTTACTTCTGTTGAACGATTTGGTATTGAAAAAGGTAAGCTTGAAGCTTTGTTAAAAGGTATAGCCTTGGGATTAAAGCTCAAATTTGGAAAATCGGGTCAAGATTTATTCCCTGAAATCGAATCTATCCAAGATGTAAGCTTGCTAGAAGCCATCTTGGAGGGGATAGATACAGCGAGTACTGTCTCACAATTGCGTCAAATTTACCAGTAG